The genome window TAATTCCCATTTCAACAAATGTCTGTTTTAATAATTCTTTCTCTTTCGGATACTTAGCAAATCCTATCCAATCAATCTGAAAGGGTCTTTGGATACTTGGCGTTGAGATTTTGAGATTGATTAATTCTGGATTTGAATATGCAATACAGGACATAAAACTAAAGCAGAGTGAGATCAAAAAAATTAATTTTAAAGATGAAAGTATAAAACGTACGGGTAAATTTGAATTGTATTTGAATTCCGCATTAAGAACTATTTTCTGATTCATAAAATTAGATGAGACTCCAATTCTTTTGAACGAAGAAAATAATCAGTGCAGTCTTGATATCTATTTTGAATAGATTGCCTATCATCAAACGGAATAAGAAATAAAGGTAACCAACCAAAAACTTGAAAATGGTCTACACTGCATTCAACTTCTGTTAGAAATTTATTTTTCTTCCACAATCGAAATCTTATAAGATCATTGTTTCTCTTATAAACTGGAATGACTAGTCCAGACTGGATGCTGAATATTCTATTGCCAATATAAATTATATACTCAATAGGATTATTTTCTATTCGATGACTCAGAGGATGCTCCGGTTGGTCGAATACTATCCCAAGAGAACGACTATCTTCATACACGATTTGAATTCTAAATTCAGTCTCTGACTTAGTTGCAGAAGTAAATCGTCGAAAAACGTCCGTGGTGTGAATCCTTCTTAATATGGTTGAAACGTGTTTTCCATTATTTTCTATCTCCCATCCATACAATTCGTAAGCAATTTCTACGTCATAGACGGGTAATGGTGATAGATTGATATCCTTGTATAATTTGAATCGAGCACAATTGATCGAGCTCACTATTAAAAATAATAATATCCACCTAATGAAGTGATGCACAAGGTAAAGTTTGTTCAAATGCCTTCTACAACAAGCTATTTTTAAAAATTCTAAATCTTTTTATTATTAGATAATTTTAGTTAAAAGCTGAAATTATTTAGCAATAGAATATAAATAAAATATAAAAAAAAATTGACTGATTAGACAATATCAATTCAATTTTCACAGTACATCGCTACAAAGGAAATTTAATCAATGTCAAATGGCGCATCGAACATTCAAACAATCAGAATTATACATATCGCATTAACTTTTGGTCCAACAGCATTTATTATTTTATGCTCGACTGTTTTAAAAGAACGATTGGTTACGGAAAATGAAGTTTTCTACTTGGTAGGATTGGTTTTTGGAATCATGGCATCCGTTGCGGCATTTTTCTTACCGTCGTTTTTATCTAAATCGATGATAAAACAAAATGACCGAGATTCCGGTTACCAGACGCTCAAGATCATTCAATTAGCAATCTTGGAAAGTAGCGCGCTATTGAATGGTGTGTTTTTCTTCATCACTGGAAAACAAGAATCATTAATCATATCGATTGTACTTATCCTTGTTCTGGCATCAAGATTTCCATCTGAAGCAGAAAAGGATAAGTTGTTTCCTAAAGGAAATATTCCTTATAATTAAGTCTGATTCTCAATCGTGTATTTCAATTTCTCGACTCCGTCTGCTGGAATCTTGATATCGAAATACACTTTGTATTGTGATTCTTTCTCAAAGGAATGTGAATTGTTAGTAATTTTCCATTCTCCATATGTATTTGCATAGAACCTGACAGTGATTGCCTCTTTCTTGCGATTTCGAATGTCTACTTCATAACTTGCTTTAAATCCATTAGATATTTTGAATTGCTCAAAAGACATTTGCCTACCATTTGCAACTACATCAAATGCTGAACCTGTACTTACACGCACCCATTCATTATTTGGAGTGTGGTCTATGGAATCTTCACCTAATAGCTGTTGTCTCCCTTTGGAATCTGCTTTAAACAATCTTACTGTGCCAGCGGGGAGTGGTCTGCCAAGGTTGTTCTTCTTGGTATTATGAATATCATAGCGGACTGTTGCATTATTGAATTTTTTTTCGTTATTGGAATACATCGGTAGATTTTCAAAAATAAATTTCTTTTCAATTTTAATTGATTTTTCACTGAAAAGTTGAACTTGCTTAGTCTGCTGAGATCCAATGTCTGTTGGTTGATCTAAACTGTACAAATAGTATTCAGAAAGATTTTCTTGCTCGAAGGCAGGAGATTCCATTCCATCCGCAACTGCAAAAGTTGTTTTCTTTCTCACTTGATAATTATTTTCTTGTATTCGATTGGATGAAATCAATTGAATTTTTCCTGCAACCAATTGAAGGTTAGCTTTTGGAAAAGCTGCACCGCTAGAGTTACTGAGCGTTACCCAAGATTGAATATCTGTTGAATCTTCTTTGTCATTGATATTTAAATTGTAGTCTGCAGACCAATTCATTCCACCAGTTTGATAAGAAACTTCCATAGATTTAGATCCTGCTTCTTTGCTGGATAGTTCCCATACAAGTGTTGGTTTGGAGAATAGATTCTCTGGAATAGATGATACAACTACACGTCCTGGATGATTGAGCGCGATCGTGTTACCGATTTCATAGACTGGTCCATCATTATAAGCGATCAATTTGGCTTTTGTTGAAATTTGTTCACCTGACTTTGAATTGGTGGTAATTAAAGTGACTTCTTTTCCTACATATTTTTCTAGTAATCTCTGGTTAGATATGAGATCATATTCAAAATTTTGTTCAAAAACATCAAATTCTGATGATCCTTTAGCAGGGGATACACGGACAGTCTGTGGAAGAATAGAAGAAGCTACATCTTCGTAGCGTAAGGTGCTGCGTCCTTTTGGAAGGGAAATATTTCTTGTTTCGCGAACAAGTCCCATTCCTCCATTGTAGATAGTTACAGAAATAGTTTTTCGATCGGAGGCTGAACTTGATTCATCAGCGAAGGTTGATTGCGATAGTGCGATTACAAAAAGTCCGAAAATTATTTTTTTGGAAATTGGCATGAAAGATAACTCCTCATTGCCATTGTGAACAATAAAAAAACTGATGCAATCCAAAAAGCCATAACTAATTTGTCCCTATGCAAGAGAAAGTTAAAATAGCAATCATCGGTGGAACAGGATTGTATTCCTTAGATGGAATGGAAATTTTGCGAGAAATTCATTCAGATACACCGTGGGGTAAACCATCTGATGTGATCACAATTGGGCGATTTAAAGGTAAAGAGATTGCCTTCTTACCTCGACATGGTAAAGGTCATTTTATTTCCCCATCGGATATTCCAGCACAAGCAAATATCTGTGCACTTCGTAACTTGGGAGTCGAAGAAATTGTATCTTTTTCTTCCGTTGGAAGTCTTCGTCAAGAAATTGCACCTCGGGATTTTGTTCTTCCCAATCAAATTATAGATAGAACGAAGGCTCGCCCGTCTAGTTTTTTTGAAAATGGTGTAGTTGCACATGCTCCATTTGCAGATCCTTTTTCAATAAGCCTTGCAAAAAGAATAGAGAAGGTTGCAGAAAAAATAAAATTGAAGCTTCATACAGAGAAGACATTGATTTGTATGGAAGGTCCGTTATTTTCAACTCGTGCCGAATCACATATGTATAGATCTTGGGGCGCAGATATAATTAATATGAGCGTTCTTCCTGAAGCTAAATTAGCTCGAGAAGCTGAGATTGCCTACCAGATGGTCTGCATGTCTACAGATTATGATTGCTGGAAAGAAGATGAAGAACATGTTACACTTGAAATGGTAATTAAGAATCTAACTCAGAATGCGGATACAGCCAAAACACTGTTAGCCGAATTGATACCGGAACTCGGCAATGGTGATGATGTGAGTTTGATCGGTACAACCAAATACTCAATCGTGACTGCACCAGAGAAAAGAAATCCAGAACAAGTAATGAAATTAAAAGTTCTTTTCCCTGAATATTTTTAAGAAAAATGATAATCAAGATTTTTCATTTGAAATCTTTCTTAGTAAAAACTAGAATTAAATTAATATAAAAAAGGTAACCATGAATAAATATCCTCACTTACTCGCTCCTCTTGACTTGGGTTTTACGACATTAAAGAACAGAGTGATTATGGGCTCAATGCATACCGGTTTGGAAGAAGCTCCCAATGGTTATGAACGAATGGCAGCTTTTTATGGAGAGCGCGCAAAGGGTGGAGTAGGACTAATTGTAACGGGTGGCATTGCGCCTAACGAAGCCGGACGTGTAGGAAAAGGTGCTGGAATCATGGATTCTTCAGAAGAAGCAGCCAAGCATAAAATTGTTACTAAGGCCGTTCATGATCATGGAGGTAAGATTTGTCTTCAGATTCTTCACACAGGTCGATATGCTTATCATGATAAAGCTGTAGGCGCTTCATTACAAAGAGCTCCGATCAATCTATACAAACCTCATAAATTGACTCATGAAGAAATTTTACAAACAATCGAAGATTTTGCGAATTGTGCAGCTTATTGCCAAGAAGCAGGTTACGATGGTGTAGAAATCATGGGATCGGAAGGTTATCTAATCAATCAATTCATCGCAACGAAAACAAACGATCGCGATGATGAATGGGGTGGAAGTTTTGAGAATCGAATTCGTTTAGCTCTGGAGACTATTAAGGCTGTACGTGCTAAAGTTGGTAAAAATTTTATTATCATTTATCGTTTATCGATGTTAGATCTAGTTGAGGATGGCGGCAATATTGATGAGGTTATTCACCTTGCAAAAGAAGTAGAGAAGGCTGGAGCTACGATAATCAACACTGGAATTGGATGGCATGAAGCAAGAATTCCTACAATAGGTATGATGGTGCCAAGGGCTGCATTTACTTGGGTTACAGCCAAAGTAAAAGGAAAAGTCTCGATACCGCTAGTAACTTCCAATCGTATCAATAACCCAGCGACTGCAGAAGAAGTCCTAGCACGAGGTGATGCTGACATGGTATCTATGGCACGTCCATTTCTCGCTGATCCATATTTTGTGAACAAAGCAGCTGAGGACAAAGCAGATGAGATCAATACATGCATCGCTTGCAATCAAGCATGTTTGGATCATATCTTTGTTGGGAAAATTGCAAGTTGTCTAGTGAATCCTCGAGCTTGCTTCGAGACAGAATTGATTATTAAGCAAACGACCAAGAAGAAAAAAATTGCAGTTGTAGGTGCAGGTCCAGGAGGATTAGCTACGGCAACAACAGCGGCTGAATGCGGACATAGTGTAACACTTTACGAGTCTATGGATCGTATTGGTGGACAATTGAATATTGCGAAACAAATTCCTGGAAAAGAAGAATTCAATGAGACTATTCGGTACTTTGGCAAAATGATCGAAAAATTTGGTGTTCAACTCATTTTAAATAAAAGAATAACTGCGAAAGAATTGATCGATGAAGGATATGATGAAGTCATTCTTGCGACAGGTGTAGTGCCTAGAAAACCAGAAATTCCAGGAATTGATTCACCACATGTTTTGAGTTATGTGGACTTGGTTTTGAATAAAAAGCCAGTAGGCAAAACAGTTGCTGTCATTGGCGCTGGTGGAATCGGTTTTGATGTTAGTATCTATCTTACGGACGCAGGTCATCCGTTTGACACTAAGCATTATCTTGAGGAATGGGGGATTGACACTTCCATATCAAAGGATGGTGGACTCTCCCAAAAAATTGATTATAAATCGCCGCGCACAGTAACAATGCTTAAGCGATCAAATAATAAATTTGGTTCAAATCTTGGAAAAACAACGGGTTGGATCCATAAAACTACTCTGATAGATCGGAAGGTAGAACAGATTTCGGGAGTAGTTTACAAAAAGATTGAAAACGGAAATATTATAATTGAAGTGAAAGGAAAAGAGAGATCAATTCCAGCTGAGTCGGTTGTAATTTGTGCTGGTCAAGATCCTCTTCGAGAACTCAAAGAAGATTTGGAAAAAGCGGGATTGCCAGTTCATCTTGTGGGAGGAGCAGACTTAGCCGCAGAGCTTGATGCAAAGCGAGCTATTGATCAAGGAACTCGATTGGCAGTAACTTTATAGGCAATTATTGGACTACGATCTTGAATGTAGTCCAGTCATTTCTTTCGTAGATAAAAGAAGCATTCAATTGTTCTGCTAGCATTTTAATAATATTAATTCCTAATCCAAATGTTTCACTATTTTTGATATCAAAACTTGGATTAGGACCAATTCCATTATCAGAAAATTCTAATTTCAATTTACCGTTTGTTTTTTTCAGAGAAATTTTAAGTAATCCTATGTAGTTGTGTGGGAAAGCATACTTTATCGAATTCGTGATCAATTCATTGAGTATCAATCCCCAAGAAGTTGCTTCTCGGGATGAAACGACTATGTCATCCAAATCCAATTCGATCGATATTGTTGCACGATTGAGCGTGAAAGATTTATCATAGGATTCCAGTAGATATTCAGTATAATACTTTAAAGAAATATCAGAATTGTTATCCGATTTAAGAAGTAGATCATAGAGTTTCATCAATGATCTGATTCTTCCTTCTAAATCATCAAGAGATTGAACTGTATCTTTTGTTCCAACTTTTTCTTTTTCTAAATTTATGAAGCCAATAATCATTGCAAAACTATTTCGAATACGATGCTGCAGTTCTTGCATCAATGTTGTTTTCTCTTGCAATGTTTTTTGTAGTTCTTTCTCAGCTTTTCTCTGAAATGTTATATCTCGTAAAATACTTTGATGGAGATTAGGTGCAATTTGAAATGCATTGTACTCAGCGATTCGTATCTCACCATTGGATAAGCGGAATTTGATTGTTCCCGTATCGGAACCTTTGTCTATATAATCTTGATACATTTCATGAACATTCTTGTTTGATTCAATAATATTTAGATCTGTGATTTTAACTTTGCTGATGTCCTTCTCTTTTATTTCAAACATTCTAATCGCAGCAGCATTCATGTTAACATAGTTGCCATTATCATCAGCTAATAGAATTGCATCTTTAGAATTTTCAAATGTCAGTCTAAAGTGCTCATTGGATTTCTTGAGTCGAAAAGCCATTTTAATTGATGCGATTAATACAGTTTCTCCTGTATTCTTAACTATATAGCCATATGAAGTTATGGATTCGGTTTTTTTGACAATGTCAGGTTCCGTGTGATTAGATAAAAATATTATCGGTATATCGAATTTTTCCAATAATTTCTTAGCGGTATCAGTTCCATCTAATCCGGTACCCAGATCAATATCCATAAGAATTAGGTCGAAATTTGAATCCTTACTAAGAAGATCTAAACAAGCTTCACCAGACAAAGCATGACTCAAATTAAAGCCATTTCGTTCTAGAATTCTTTTTTCTGAGATCGCTATGATAGCATCGTCTTCAACAAGTAATATTTTCTTAACAGGCTCAATGATCATAAATTATTGTTGGAATCTTTCTAAATCGTACGAAAACTTTCTAGAATCCACAAACTGGAATGCTAAGTGAACGTACTGCAATTAACGTAACTTTTAGAAAGGAAGATTTAAAATTATTACCTTGAAAGAAATATAAGATTTTAGATGAAAATTTGTCAATTAATAAAAAATTGACAAATCAAATAAAAATTCATGCCCTTACAGGCATTTTAAATTCTTGTGAACCAATCAGGAAGGACAGGTAGTTGATTCTCTTCCCAAGTCCAATCACCTAATACAGATGTTATGGGAGAAGTTCCTTTTAAGACTGCAATGAGTCCACGGCTAAGATCGTCTCGCTTAGTTGGTCTATAAGCAATTGCGGGGAAATTTGAGGAAAATGCAGCTTTTTCGTGATCCCAAGCATATTGGAGAAAGAAATCTAAAAATTTGGAATTGGAAGATTCATAAGCTTTTTTTAATTCAAGTAGTTCTGGATCATTCGTTTTCTTCATCATCCTTTGTAGAACTATGGATATTCCTCTAACGCTTTGAGAAAAAAATGTTCCTGCTCGAACGATTTTTCTCGATGTCGGTTTGGCTATTGCCCATTCGTCCATGATTCTTTTTACATGACCCATCGCACCGTAAAAGGATTTGGTATGATCAAGCCAATAAAATGCTGAATAAGCTACCATTTTCTTAGGTTCAAATTTCTTCTCTAAAAGAATCATCGGGTCATACGAAATTGCAAGGGATTCCTCTAGCGCATGCTTTGTCGTGTTAGCTATTGGAATTCCTACTTCTCCTAGAGCGGGAGTATAAATAATTGCTTCAAATTCTGGCTCATGTCCAACTTTGGACATCTGACTCAATATAAGCTGGACAATTGACTGATCTGCTCGTACATTATGTAAGGTAAAATCTACTCCAATGATATCATTGACTCCCGTAGTGGTTCCGATGATAATTGCTGACTTATCTAGACTTCTAATTGCCTGAATTGCGCTCTGACCTGCTTCTCCTGATGCACCTACGATTAAGAATTGTTTTACTATCATGGTTTTATTTTACTTTTGACTAGGAAATAACAAGGAAATTATTTCTCTGATAAGGTGAATAATCTTTGTGTTACTTTTTGTATCAAGGGAGCTTCCTGCTTAATTACTATATCCAAGAGTTGGAACCAATTGTTTAATAGAGATTAAGTCAAGAATATAATCTATCTGGTGGGACGGGGCTTAAGCCCTGTCCTGGTTTCCAAAATCCATCCAATCACCAAACATTATTCTCGGCGAGACAAATTAGATTTCAGAATCTATGCAATCTGTGCTAATTCATCATCAAAACATAAATTTGAAAAAATTATTCATCTTTTGGTGTAATTGGATATAGATTCTGAATTGCGGTAAAAAGATGATCAAAAGATTGATAAATTGCCCGTTGAGTATTAAGAATTGTCGAGAATAATATCTTTGGAAATAATTTCTTTACAAGTCCTAAGCTGATCCGATTGGTAAAATTCATTTGTCTTGCTTCGCGAATTCTATTTTCTTCCAAAGAAATTAAGGACGATGGAAGATATTCATCTACTTGCCAATTTTGTAATATTGGTTTTAGTGATTGTGTGAAGTAGTCTTGCAAGGATACAATCTCAGCATCCAAAAATTTATTATCTGAATCTTGTAAATTTTCCCAATCTTCAATCAAGTATGTTATATATTTGGCTGAATACAAGAGACTTTGAGATGATAAACTCAGTTGTTGGATTTTCTCTGAATCGTTATGACCTAGTTCATGTTCCTGTAATTGTGAAGAATAACTAAATATCTCGACCTGCAAGGACTTGATATAATGATAAATTTCATTTGGTTTTTGATTCTGATCCAGATTTAAATCCCGAGGAAAAAAATTAAAAATTTCCAGAACTTTTTCCTTGCCTAGAACAATTAGCGAATTGTGGTAGAGCACAATAAAAAGCAATCTTTGAACTTCCTTATGCAATGATTCAATTCCTGCTTCAGGATAGATTGGGGCTGTATTTGTAAGATACACGGCATATGACTTTTGTGAATCTGGAAAAAGAAGATTTAGATATCTAGTAAAAGTATTCAATAAAGGAGCGAAAATTACAATCCCTAATCCGTTGAATACAGTATGGAATAGGGCGAGTCCTTGAACTTGACTTTCTCTAGATAATTCTAAATAGTTTATAAAGTATCCTATTGCTGGTAATAATAAAAATGCTATAAATCCTGTTATGACATTGAAGAAAAAATGACCAGCTACAACTCTTTTTCGAATTGGAGTTCCACCAATTGATGTGAGAATTAGAGGAAGGACGTTTCCGATGTTTGCTCCGATGAAAAAAGCACAGGTGGAAGTGTAGTCCATGATTCCTGCATGAAAAGTTGTCATTGCTATTGCTAGAGATGCTGAGCTAGACATCATTATTGCCGTAACCATTGCACCTAACATAAGATACACTAATTTCCCATAATTTGGAATCAGTGCCAAATCAATTCGATCCGTGAAATCCGTAACGGATACTTTCATGTAGTCAAGTCCCATGAAAAGAAATCCAAAACCCGATACCAGTTTTGCTAGATTAGAATATCTTTCGGATTTACCTAGTAGAATCGTTCCGAGTCCACCTAAACCAATCATTGGCATCGCAAAGGATTCAATATTGACTTTGAATCCAACACTTGCAACAATCCAAGTTGTACCTGTTGTTCCAAGATTTGATCCGATTACAACACCGATCGCATTCTCCATCGAGATTACTCTTGCGCCAACAAATGCGAGTGCCATCAAGGAAACGGCAAAACTGCTCTGTAGAACGGCTGTTGTTGCAGCTCCTGCGCTGATTGATTTGATACGACCGTCAGTTGCTTTTTGCAGAAAATGTCGAAAAGCCTTGCCTGAAAGTTTGCGGATTGCCTCTTCTATTAGAAACATGCCGAATAAGAAAATTCCTAATCCGGCAAGAAATTTCCATTGATCGAAATTGTTCCAGAACATTTCAAACGTCACAACAATTACCTCGTGTGATCAATGGAAAATATTAATTAAAGCTGGTAAATTATTTAAAGATTGGTTACATCACATTTACTTGATGGATTTCCAGATGCCTCAATTTTAAATTCACAGTTTACTCTATATTTGAAAGTTTGGCCAGCGTAAGTTTTAGTAAGATTAGTATTTACACCTCCAATACTTCCTGTAAGCGCTGCTGTTCCGACTAAAATGTCAGAGTAATCAGCTTGGAATGTGAAAGAATTGGTTCCAGTAGTTGTTGAAAAATTAGTTAAAGTAGTATTGATCTGCAAATCAATGGATGATTTAACACCACTCAAAACTGTTTCTGCTCCGTTGCCAATTTTTAGATTGGTGGATTCTATATTAGAAGTTTCCAATAACTTAATATCGTATTTTTGTTCAGTTTGGGTAGTTCCTGCTCCTATACTGAATTGGTAATCACTTGAACTATCAACGGATATATTTCCAGTGGCGACCGATCCAACATAGTTAGGAAAGTTAAAATAATCTGCTCCATAACTTGAGCAATTGGTTAGCTTGATATTTCCTTTACTTGTACCTTTGTATCCTGCGGTTCCTTGAGCAGTCAACGATACTACCAATTTATCAAGCGTTGCAGTGCCGCCTTGTTGACAGTTCACATCACCATTTAAAGTTGCATTGCAAGTTCCACCTGTGCAAGATCCACTTTCAGTCTGAATAGCTGTTGGAAAGGATTTTGGGCTTATATCTTTTAGAATTTTCTCACGAATGATTTGATTCTGCATTTTTGCCATGAACTCATCTTTAGTGGGAATTTTTTTCTTAAAATTCATTAAGCTCGCTTGGGAAGAGGCAGTTCGAATTGATGCTGAAACCCCTGCTATGGCAACTCTTACGCTACTAGCTGTCTCTCCTTGCGCTGTTCCACCGCCTCCACTTAAGAAACTAAGTAGAAGAAGATTCTCAGCTGTCTTATCGTCTTCACTTTTCTCGCAGGAAATTACCATGAAACTAGCAGCGATCGCCAGAATCGTACCGATTAAAATTTTTGTGATCTTTGTTTTCATTTTTACTCCAAATTAATTTTTGTATTGTCTCATTGGACAAGTATTATTATATTCTGTCAAATAATATTAGCAAAAGAGAATTCAATTTTATTATTATAATTTATAAATAAATATAGTTTAGCTGAAAGCTAGGAAAAAAGAATTTATAGACTAATTTCTCAAATGCCTTACAATATTTAGCGTTCACTATATACTATTTGGTATAAAGATTTTGATGTCACAATTACTGAACATTGTTCGTAATAAATAATTTGAGGAAACTTCCTGGAATTACTAACCCAACGCTTCCGCCTACCACATATCCGAAATTAGCTCTTTGAATTCCAATGCATTCTCCGGACATTGTGAACACTCCAGATCCCGAACTTCCTGGGAAGGATAGTCCGTTAGTTTGAATAAACGGAATCTGGGGATATGTGATATCTGTTTCAATTCTGTTTAAATGGGAAATGTATCCCTTAAACAATGAATTTTTGAGACCGTAAGCAGATGAAAATTGATATACATCATCTCCTACGGATAATTTATCACGATCAATAATATCTGACAACTCTAGTCCTTCTTCATTCTCTAATTCTGGAATCTTGATTAATGCAAGGTCAAAAAGGAATTCTTTTGCGACTACTTTTGCTTTTAGTTTTTGAAAATTGGCATAACTAACTGAAATTTTATTTTCATATCCGGTAACAGCATGAAACACAGTAAGCGCATAACCATTTTTATTCAATAAAACTCCTGAAGCGATTGGCCTTTCATCTGCTTCACGATAAATGGAAATGGAATGATCCTTGAATTTATTGTTTTTACTGAATCCACTGGATGAATTCTTGCAATTAAATATAAAAATATTTAGTAGAATAACGAATATTGAAATGAATTTTGAATCTAAAGAAAATCTCATATCCAAGATTGGTACAATCAAACTCCCTTATTGTAAATAAAAATTTACTAAAGATTATTTATTATTGTAGTTTCTCGATTGGCAATAGATTGTCTAATGAACTGATCCTCTGAAGTTACGTAAAGGCAAGGTAAAATGAAGATAGCGGTAACAGGGGCCAGTGGATTTATTGGTCTCAATCTAATCAAAGAATTATCAAATACGGATCACGAAATTTTTGCTCTTTCACGTTCTCCGATTCCAAATTTACCTCCAAATGTTAATTGGAGGCATTGCGAACTTTTTAGCGCTCAGAGTACATTAGATTCTTTGATTGGAATAGATATTGTTTACTATCTTGTTCATTCTATGATGCCCTCCTCAAGATTATTTCAAGGGAATTTTCATGACTCTGACCTTCTTATTGCAGACAATCTGTCCAGATCTTGTCAATCAAATCGAGTGAATCATATCATTTATCTTGGAGGAATTATTCCAGAAGGATTTATCAGTCAGCATTTGCAAAGCCGTAGAGAAGTAGAAGGCGTATTGCAATCGAGTGGAATTCCTGTTACCGTTCTTCGATCGGGTATGATCGTTGGTTCGGGGGGATCTTCATTTGAAATACTGAAAACCTTAGTTAAGAATTTACCCGCTATGATTCTACCGCAATGGACAACATCTAAGACGCAAGCGATATATATAAATGATATAGTTGCAGTTTTGATTGAATCAATTCGCAATTCAGCTTTTAAAAACAAAGTTATTGATTTAGTTAATGGTGAAAAATTAAACTATAGAGACCTTATGGTCATAATGGCTAAGGCTTTAAAAGTCAAAAGGCTGATGATACCTGTTCCTTTAAATTCTACAGGCTTCAGTAAACTTTGGGTAACTTGGTTTGGAAATTCCAATTATTCATTGGTGTCACCTCTCATCGATAGCTTGTTATGTGATCTACCTCAGCCGGAAATGGATCCGCTTATAAAAAATCTAATTCAATACACAAGTTTTGAAAGAATGATTAATGAAGTACTAAAGCATGAAGAAAAATCCTTTAGAAAAATGAATCAAGATGTCAGTCGTCCAAAAAGAAAAATAAAACATCGAAAAAGTGTTCGTTCTATTCAGAGACTCCCTTCTTTAACCCATCAAAACAGCGACTGGATAGCTCGTGAGTATATGCGGTGGCTTCCGCATATATTTCGATCATTGATCAGGGTTGATGTGGAAGAAACTTCATCCAAGGTTGCCTTTAGATTCTCTTTTTGGAAAAAGCCATTATTAGAACTTCAATATATAGCTGGAAATTTTGACGAAGATCGGCAAAAATTCCATATTATTGGAGGATTTTTATCGAAAACTGGTGATACAGGCTGGCTAGAGTTTCGTCAAGTGCAGAACAAGATGTACACTTTGACTGCGATCCATGAAT of Leptospira sp. GIMC2001 contains these proteins:
- a CDS encoding DUF4139 domain-containing protein, whose translation is MPISKKIIFGLFVIALSQSTFADESSSASDRKTISVTIYNGGMGLVRETRNISLPKGRSTLRYEDVASSILPQTVRVSPAKGSSEFDVFEQNFEYDLISNQRLLEKYVGKEVTLITTNSKSGEQISTKAKLIAYNDGPVYEIGNTIALNHPGRVVVSSIPENLFSKPTLVWELSSKEAGSKSMEVSYQTGGMNWSADYNLNINDKEDSTDIQSWVTLSNSSGAAFPKANLQLVAGKIQLISSNRIQENNYQVRKKTTFAVADGMESPAFEQENLSEYYLYSLDQPTDIGSQQTKQVQLFSEKSIKIEKKFIFENLPMYSNNEKKFNNATVRYDIHNTKKNNLGRPLPAGTVRLFKADSKGRQQLLGEDSIDHTPNNEWVRVSTGSAFDVVANGRQMSFEQFKISNGFKASYEVDIRNRKKEAITVRFYANTYGEWKITNNSHSFEKESQYKVYFDIKIPADGVEKLKYTIENQT
- the mtnP gene encoding S-methyl-5'-thioadenosine phosphorylase, producing MQEKVKIAIIGGTGLYSLDGMEILREIHSDTPWGKPSDVITIGRFKGKEIAFLPRHGKGHFISPSDIPAQANICALRNLGVEEIVSFSSVGSLRQEIAPRDFVLPNQIIDRTKARPSSFFENGVVAHAPFADPFSISLAKRIEKVAEKIKLKLHTEKTLICMEGPLFSTRAESHMYRSWGADIINMSVLPEAKLAREAEIAYQMVCMSTDYDCWKEDEEHVTLEMVIKNLTQNADTAKTLLAELIPELGNGDDVSLIGTTKYSIVTAPEKRNPEQVMKLKVLFPEYF
- a CDS encoding oxidoreductase; this encodes MNKYPHLLAPLDLGFTTLKNRVIMGSMHTGLEEAPNGYERMAAFYGERAKGGVGLIVTGGIAPNEAGRVGKGAGIMDSSEEAAKHKIVTKAVHDHGGKICLQILHTGRYAYHDKAVGASLQRAPINLYKPHKLTHEEILQTIEDFANCAAYCQEAGYDGVEIMGSEGYLINQFIATKTNDRDDEWGGSFENRIRLALETIKAVRAKVGKNFIIIYRLSMLDLVEDGGNIDEVIHLAKEVEKAGATIINTGIGWHEARIPTIGMMVPRAAFTWVTAKVKGKVSIPLVTSNRINNPATAEEVLARGDADMVSMARPFLADPYFVNKAAEDKADEINTCIACNQACLDHIFVGKIASCLVNPRACFETELIIKQTTKKKKIAVVGAGPGGLATATTAAECGHSVTLYESMDRIGGQLNIAKQIPGKEEFNETIRYFGKMIEKFGVQLILNKRITAKELIDEGYDEVILATGVVPRKPEIPGIDSPHVLSYVDLVLNKKPVGKTVAVIGAGGIGFDVSIYLTDAGHPFDTKHYLEEWGIDTSISKDGGLSQKIDYKSPRTVTMLKRSNNKFGSNLGKTTGWIHKTTLIDRKVEQISGVVYKKIENGNIIIEVKGKERSIPAESVVICAGQDPLRELKEDLEKAGLPVHLVGGADLAAELDAKRAIDQGTRLAVTL
- a CDS encoding sensor histidine kinase, with product MIIEPVKKILLVEDDAIIAISEKRILERNGFNLSHALSGEACLDLLSKDSNFDLILMDIDLGTGLDGTDTAKKLLEKFDIPIIFLSNHTEPDIVKKTESITSYGYIVKNTGETVLIASIKMAFRLKKSNEHFRLTFENSKDAILLADDNGNYVNMNAAAIRMFEIKEKDISKVKITDLNIIESNKNVHEMYQDYIDKGSDTGTIKFRLSNGEIRIAEYNAFQIAPNLHQSILRDITFQRKAEKELQKTLQEKTTLMQELQHRIRNSFAMIIGFINLEKEKVGTKDTVQSLDDLEGRIRSLMKLYDLLLKSDNNSDISLKYYTEYLLESYDKSFTLNRATISIELDLDDIVVSSREATSWGLILNELITNSIKYAFPHNYIGLLKISLKKTNGKLKLEFSDNGIGPNPSFDIKNSETFGLGINIIKMLAEQLNASFIYERNDWTTFKIVVQ